One genomic region from Stackebrandtia nassauensis DSM 44728 encodes:
- a CDS encoding ABC transporter substrate-binding protein, whose product MTKTPHIGTKGRTLCCAALAIAGVVPLLSGCSSGDDGGVTINLYNAPQQNLQQIVDRCNKEADGAYDIKLHTLPRGADGQREQMVRRLAAEDSGMDVLGLDVTWTAELASAKWIRPWPKDKAAEATEGVLEGPLQTAMYEDELYAAPYNSNVQLLWYRSDLVPEAPTTWSELIDVAEKLKSEDKPHYFEVTGAQYEGLVVWFNSMVESAGGKLLNEDGDKVELGPEAVKALETMRDFAKSAAANPSLPNTQEDPARLAVESGASFGEANWPFVYPAMQGSGAKFAKDFKWAPYPGIDGPGKSPLGGANFAVSSYSEHPDEAFDATLCLRDPQSQLTAAVKDGLPPTIESVYDSTDTVEVTDPEGKTSQVGMADAYPMRDAIKDAIKNAAVRPVTPVYQNVSTVTSKILSPPGSIDPETTEQRLREQIADALESKGVLP is encoded by the coding sequence GTGACAAAAACGCCGCACATTGGAACAAAAGGAAGAACTCTGTGCTGCGCCGCCCTGGCGATCGCCGGGGTAGTCCCGCTCCTCAGTGGATGTAGTAGCGGCGATGACGGCGGAGTGACAATCAATCTCTACAACGCCCCGCAACAGAACCTGCAACAAATTGTCGACAGGTGTAATAAGGAGGCGGACGGGGCTTACGACATCAAGCTCCACACGCTGCCCCGCGGCGCCGACGGTCAGCGCGAACAGATGGTTCGCCGACTGGCGGCCGAGGACTCCGGAATGGACGTTCTCGGTCTCGACGTCACCTGGACCGCCGAGCTCGCCTCGGCGAAGTGGATCCGGCCGTGGCCCAAGGACAAGGCCGCCGAAGCCACCGAGGGCGTCCTGGAAGGGCCGCTGCAGACGGCCATGTACGAGGACGAGCTCTACGCCGCCCCGTACAACTCCAACGTCCAGTTGCTGTGGTACCGCTCGGATCTGGTGCCCGAGGCCCCGACAACGTGGTCGGAGCTGATCGACGTGGCCGAGAAGCTGAAGTCCGAGGACAAGCCGCACTACTTCGAGGTCACCGGCGCCCAGTACGAGGGTCTCGTCGTGTGGTTCAACTCCATGGTGGAGTCCGCCGGCGGCAAGCTCCTCAACGAGGACGGCGACAAGGTCGAGCTGGGTCCCGAGGCCGTCAAGGCCCTGGAGACCATGCGCGACTTCGCCAAGTCCGCCGCGGCCAACCCCTCGCTGCCCAACACCCAGGAGGACCCCGCCCGGCTCGCGGTCGAGAGCGGCGCCTCGTTCGGCGAGGCCAACTGGCCGTTCGTGTACCCCGCCATGCAGGGCAGCGGAGCAAAGTTCGCCAAGGACTTCAAGTGGGCCCCGTACCCCGGCATCGACGGGCCCGGAAAGTCTCCGCTCGGCGGCGCCAACTTCGCCGTCAGCAGTTACTCCGAGCACCCCGACGAGGCCTTCGACGCGACACTGTGCCTGCGGGACCCGCAAAGTCAGCTGACGGCTGCCGTCAAGGACGGTCTGCCGCCCACCATCGAGAGCGTCTACGACTCCACCGACACGGTGGAGGTGACCGACCCGGAGGGCAAGACCTCGCAGGTCGGCATGGCCGACGCGTACCCGATGCGTGACGCCATCAAGGACGCCATCAAGAACGCGGCCGTCCGTCCGGTAACCCCGGTCTACCAGAATGTGTCCACAGTGACTTCAAAGATCCTGTCACCCCCGGGGTCCATCGACCCCGAGACGACCGAACAGCGGCTTAGGGAACAGATCGCCGACGCCCTGGAATCCAAGGGGGTGCTGCCGTGA
- a CDS encoding carbohydrate ABC transporter permease produces MTATKEAAPISDAKAAERRLGWLLCAPAAIVMLAVAGWPILLSIITSFQRSDLRFPDDKGFVGFANYATVLTSEHWWTAFGVTMLIMVVSVAVELVLGMGLAVVMHRTLVAKGLLRTTVLIPYGIVTVVAAYGWQYAWTPDTGWLAGLLPEGSAPLTERWPALLIIIGAEIWKTTPFMALLLLAGLSVVPDELHRAASMDGAGRWQRFVKVTLPLMKPAILVALLFRMLDAFRIYDNIYVLTNGAQDTASVSITTYHNLVSGLNLGIGSTMSVLIFVTVAIIAFIFVKGLGTSTPEGGR; encoded by the coding sequence GTGACCGCCACCAAGGAGGCCGCGCCGATCAGCGACGCCAAGGCCGCCGAACGGCGGCTGGGCTGGCTGCTGTGCGCACCGGCCGCCATCGTCATGCTGGCGGTGGCCGGATGGCCGATCCTGCTGTCCATCATCACCTCGTTCCAGCGTTCCGACCTGCGATTCCCCGACGACAAGGGATTCGTGGGCTTCGCGAACTACGCGACCGTACTGACCAGTGAGCACTGGTGGACCGCCTTCGGCGTCACCATGCTCATCATGGTCGTCAGCGTCGCGGTGGAACTGGTGCTGGGCATGGGTCTGGCCGTCGTCATGCACCGCACCCTCGTCGCCAAGGGTCTACTGCGGACGACCGTGTTGATCCCCTACGGAATCGTCACGGTGGTCGCCGCCTACGGCTGGCAGTACGCCTGGACACCCGACACCGGCTGGCTGGCCGGGCTGCTGCCCGAGGGCTCGGCTCCGCTGACCGAACGCTGGCCGGCGCTGCTGATCATCATCGGCGCCGAGATCTGGAAGACCACCCCGTTCATGGCGCTGCTGCTGTTGGCGGGCCTGTCGGTCGTGCCCGATGAGCTGCACCGGGCCGCGTCCATGGACGGCGCCGGCCGCTGGCAGCGCTTCGTCAAGGTGACGCTGCCGCTGATGAAACCGGCGATCCTGGTCGCGCTGTTGTTCCGGATGCTCGACGCGTTCCGCATCTACGACAACATCTATGTGCTCACCAACGGCGCCCAAGACACCGCCTCGGTGTCGATCACCACGTATCACAACCTGGTCAGCGGTCTCAACCTCGGCATCGGTTCGACGATGTCGGTGCTGATCTTCGTGACCGTGGCGATCATCGCCTTCATCTTCGTCAAGGGCCTCGGTACCTCGACACCGGAAGGAGGCCGCTAG
- a CDS encoding carbohydrate ABC transporter permease codes for MVAKKFQWSLLNTVVVAFALIPVLWLVSLSLKHPSTYTDGNFFPVKPTFDNYVNVFSSGGFFQPLINSIGISLIATGIALLVGTFAAYAIARLNFPGRNLMLGAALLVAMFPQVSLVTPLFEIERNLGLFNTWLGLILPYVTFALPLTIYTMQSFFREIPWELEKAAKMDGATPFQAFRKVIVPLATPGVVTASVLAFIQVWNDFLFAISLTSTDNARTAPAAISFFTGASQFENPVGSIAAAAVIITIPIVIFVLIFQRRIVSGLTAGAVKG; via the coding sequence GTGGTGGCCAAGAAATTCCAATGGTCGCTGTTGAACACGGTGGTGGTGGCGTTCGCGCTGATCCCGGTGCTGTGGCTGGTCTCGTTGTCGCTCAAGCACCCCAGCACCTACACCGACGGCAACTTCTTCCCCGTCAAGCCGACCTTCGACAACTACGTCAACGTGTTCTCCAGCGGCGGGTTCTTCCAGCCGCTGATCAACTCGATCGGCATCTCGCTCATCGCCACCGGCATCGCGCTGCTGGTCGGGACCTTCGCGGCCTACGCGATCGCCCGGCTCAACTTCCCCGGCCGCAACCTCATGCTGGGCGCGGCCCTGCTGGTGGCGATGTTCCCGCAGGTGTCGCTGGTGACGCCGCTGTTCGAGATCGAGCGCAACCTGGGTCTGTTCAACACCTGGCTCGGACTGATCCTGCCGTACGTGACCTTCGCGTTGCCGTTGACGATCTACACCATGCAGTCCTTCTTCCGGGAGATCCCCTGGGAACTGGAGAAGGCCGCCAAGATGGATGGTGCGACGCCGTTCCAGGCGTTCCGCAAGGTCATCGTTCCGCTGGCGACACCGGGCGTGGTCACCGCGTCGGTGCTGGCCTTCATTCAGGTGTGGAACGACTTCCTGTTCGCGATCTCGCTGACGTCCACGGACAACGCGCGCACCGCCCCGGCGGCGATCTCGTTCTTCACCGGAGCCTCGCAGTTCGAGAATCCGGTCGGTTCGATCGCCGCGGCGGCCGTCATCATCACGATCCCCATCGTGATCTTCGTCCTCATCTTCCAACGACGCATCGTCAGCGGCCTCACCGCTGGCGCGGTGAAAGGGTAA